The DNA sequence AAAGCGTTTAAAGACTTTTCCAGAGGAATGAAGATGAAACTTGGTATTGCCGTAGCATTGGCGCATAAGCCTAAATTGTTACTTTTGGATGAAGCAACGAGTGGGTTAGACCCAGTGGTAAGAGATGAAGTACTTGATATGTTTAGTGAATTTACGCGAGATGAAAATCATGCCATATTGATTTCTTCCCATATTGTAAGTGACTTGGAAAAAATATGTGATTATATTGCATTTTTACATAAAGGAAAACTACTGTTGAGTGAGGAAAAAGACTTACTGATGGAACAGTATGGTATTATCCGGTGCTCCAGAGAACAGTTTCTGGAATTATCTGCAGATGCAGTGCTTGGCAAAAAGGAATCGGCCTATGGTGTAGAGGCGATTGTACAAAGAAATCGAATTCCTTCCGGAATGAATATCAGTCCGGTGAATATAGAGGAATTGTTTTTATTTATGGTAAAGGAGGAGAGATAGCATGAAGGGATTATTGTTAAAGGATTTTTATATGATAGGAAAATACTGTCGCTTTTTTATTCTTATGAATTTGATTTTCCTTGTGTGTTCCGTTATGGGAGAAGAATATATGTTTTATGCTTTTTTCCCGTCCATACTGCTGGGAATATTACCAATGACATTGATTGCGTATGATGAACGGAGTAAATGGAGTGTATATGGCAATATTTTTCCATATTCCAGAGCACAAATGGTATCAGTAAAATATGTGATAGCACTGATTGGAGTAGGAACTGCGACACTGCTGACTTTCATAATGCAATGTTTGAGAATGTTCCAAAATAGTAGTGTTGCATGTCAGGAAGCGGGAATTATAGCAATGATTTCCGGAATTGTGGGAATGATAAATCCCAGTATTATATTACCGTTTATTTTCAAGTATGGTGTAGAGAAAGGAAGGATTATATATTATATTGGGCTTGTTGGAATCAGTTCCGTCAGTGTAATGATTTTTAAGTGTGTAAATCTAATGGAAGTTTTACCGAATATAGAAGGTAGTTTGTTTTTGGTGCTGCTTGGAGTTATTGTCCTTTTTGCATTATCATGGCTATTGTCTATTCGGATTTATCAGAAGAAAGAATTGTAAATTGTATAGCTACTATGGAGAGAAAAATTTCCATAGTGGCTTTTTTTATTACACGAGGAAGAGTCGAGAAAAGATATTATTGACAAAAACTACCAATCGGTAGTAAAATAATTACCGAAAGGTGGTGAAGGGATGGCAAGTAAAGAAGCAATTCTTATGGCAACACTGGAACTTGCGTCACAGAATGGTTTGGGAGCAGTCTCTCTTTCTAAGATAGCCAAAAAAGTTGGTATACAAAAGGCTTCTTTGTACAGTCATTTTTCATCGAAAGATGAAATCATAGACAGTCTTTATGAATACTTGCGAACAAAAGCAAGAAGCAAAGTTAATACAGGAGAAATTGACTATGGGGAATTGGTAAAAGGTAAGTCAGCGTTAGAAGTGCTTCGGTATGTAGTAAGTTCCTATCAGACAATGAATGAGGATTCGGATATGTTGCAATTCTATCGATTCATAGTGTCAGAGCGTCCATTTAACGAAGATGCAGCAAAAATAATGGTGGCAGAAACCGAGAAAATGATACTTGCTACGAAACAGTTGTTTTATGCTATGCAGGTACAGCATGTGATGAATTTTTCCAATGTGGATATGGCGGCATTTTCGTTTGCTATGTCGGTTCATTCTATCATCAATTATATAGAGGACAAAAAAACAGCCGGAATAGAGGAGGATGGAAAAATGATGGAGGATTTTCTGGAGGAATTCTGCAAAATATATGGAACGGAATAAAGAGAAAGTAACAAAGGATTAAAAGATATGAATAGAAGTGAAAATAAAAGAAGTATGATACATTATATGGGATTGCTGGGAATTATTAGTTTGATTTCCTATACGTTGGCAGTTGTTTTTTCGCCATTGGCTTATCCGGGGTATGACTGGATGGCACAGGCAGTCAGTGATTTAAGTGCGCAAAATGCACCATCCGAAATGTTGTGGAATCAGTTGTCAAGCCTTTATTGTGTATGCGGAATGATTTCTGTCATGATGGTTTGTGTATATGTTTCTTATAAGAAAGTATGGAGTAAGACCATTCGGGTAGGAATTTATTTGTTTGCAGCAATGAACTGGATTTCTAACGTGGGATACAAAATGTTTCCATTGTCGGACAGTGGGTATGCCGGAAAATTTCAGGATATCATGCATGTATATGTGGTTACGTCATTAACAGTTATGCTATCCATTGTATCTCTTGTTGTCATTATCATCGGAGGTTTTCGCAAGAGTACCTGCCGTTCTGTCGCAGGATGGGCTTTGTTTGCACTGCTTATGATGTTTGCCGGAGCAATCGGAACCGGAGCAGTACCAAAGGAGTATTTTGGTATATTTGAGCGGTTCAGTGTATTTGCAGCAACCGGATTTAATGCGGTGCTGGGTGTTTATTTGTTTCAGGGATTCCGGCAAGGGAAGTAAGACCTTCCTTGTGCATCCGCTAGACGTTATCTAGAATTTCAAGTTGAAATTCCACGACACAATGATGATTTACCGGATTAATTGGAAGAAGATAACGTTCTAGTGGATTTTCTTCTGTCCGGTATCCCCATTTGGTGCTTATTTTTCTCATATGATTGATAATAGTTCCAAAATTCTCAATGGAACCATTATAATAAGCAGATACAATTTTCCTTTTCGGATAATGTAGGATAAGTTCATCTTCACAGGGATTGACCGGTAATATTAATGTCAGTTTTCCCGTAGAATAATCATGTCTGGCCATATAGCTTATCTGCTGTTGCAGTGTGATATGCCGCCTTTTGGCATAGGATATTATTTCATTAAAATGATTTGTAATTTCTGTAGGGTCTATAATGTCCAGAGTTTTAGTAATTCCGTAGAAATCATATCGTTCTCGTACAACGATTTCTGGGAATTCATTGGTATCCAAGACACCTCGAATCAGTGCAATCTGCATGTTACATATGTCAATAATATTCTTGAGACTGTGTATTTTTTCCTCTTTTGAAAAAGTATGATTTAAATATTTTTTAATTTCTGAAATACCAAATCCCAAGGAGCGAAGTTGTACGATATTTAGTAGCTGGGTGATATCTTCTTCGTCGTAAATACGGTAATCTGAGGAAGATTCTCTTTTTGGGGGTGGCATAAGGCCTTCTTTTTCATAATATCTTATGGTCTGGGTGGATACGCCACAGACTTTAGCGATGTCTTTTATATGGTACATAAAATTCCTTTCAAAAAAACTTTACTTTATAGTGCACTATAAGGTTTATATTTACAGTGTAACAAGAAAATAAAAAAGATGCAAGAAAGGATAGTTTATGAAAAAGAAGTTATTATTAGTTATTGGTTTATGTATTGGTATAACGGCAACGGCCTGTTCGTCGAATTCAACTAAGACAGATGAGGCGGTTCAGACCGAGCAAACAAATACAGTAGATGAAACAGAGGAAGATAGTGAGACAGAAGAAATAAGGCCTGATTATCTGTTGGCAGATTTGCCATTCGATGGAGAGGAATGTACTGTTCCGGATACAGTAGCTTCTCCGGAAAAATATACCTATGTTGATGAGACATTAAGAATTACACAGGAGCAAAAAGATGCTTTTATAGCGGAATATGGCGAAGAAGAGTATGAAAGTGCAACATCTTCACTTTCACAAATGTTTCATATACAGAAAAATTCACCGATATATCCTTCCTATACAACAGAATTGAAAGAAACGTATACAATGGAGGATGTAGTTCTTACGTCTGAACTGGATGGACATCATATTACTGCCGATTATATTTTGCAATCCGGTTCCAAAGATAATGATACAGTTATCATGGTTCATGGAATTAGTGGAACACGTCGCAGTATGAAAACAGATATATTATTTTATCTTAGTTTAGGATACAATGTGTTAACTTATGACCAGAGAAGTTCCGGTGAAAACGATGGATTCTTCTATACATTAGGAGTATGGGAACAATATGATCTTATGGACTGTGTGAATTATGTGGATGAACAGATTTCAGCAGATAAGAAAATAGTTGTTCTTGGTCAGTCATCAGGTGGTACAAGTGCAGGACTAATACTTGGAAATAAGGAAGCACAGGAAAAAGTTGATTATGTAATTTTTGATTCTCCGGTTATGAGTATGTATGATATTCTGAAGTCTAACTTATATCGATATGTTAAGAAAGATCAGGTTGACTATGTGATGCAAAGCTGTGAAGATTTTATGAAATTTATGTATGGTTTTGGATTTGAAGATGGAGAAGTGGCGAATTTTGTGGCTGACACAACGATTCCGGTTCTTATTTTGACAAGTGAGGTGGATGATATTGTGCCTATGGAGCAACCACAGCGTATATATGACACAATCAAAAGTAATAATAAAAAAATTGTGATTTCAGAAATTTCCGGTCACTGTGCAATGAAAGATACCGAACACGAATTATATGAAAAAGAAGTGAGAGATTTTTTAGGATTATAAATTACCTGTCATAAATCTACGTTCCGTAGGTTGTAGTCATGATGTGAATCCTTTACAATACATGTAACGATTAAATGTGAAAGAAAAGAGGATGAAGGATAATGAACTATATAACAGGAACTGTGATTAGAGAATTGCGGGAAAAGAAAAAGTTGACACAGAAGGAATTGGCTGAAATTCTATGCGTTAGCGAAAAGACAATATCTAAGTGGGAAACAGGCAGAGGCCTTCCGGACATCGGGATTTTACCTGAATTGTCCGGAAGTCTTGGCATTTCCGTTGCGGAACTTCTTACAGGAAAACTTGCCGAGAACGAAAATCGTGAGGCAAATATGAAAAAACAGCAGTTTTATGTATGTCCTGTATGCGGAAATGTAATTGCAGCAACAGGGAAGGGAGTATATAGCTGTCATGGCATCACCCTTCCTGCGTTAGAGCCGGAGGAACCGGATGAAGACCACAAAATTATTCTGGAAATGGTAGAGAGCGAATACTGCGTGATGGTAAAGCATCCGATGACAAAAACACATTACATTTCTTTTATTGCCTATGTGACCAGTGATTGTATGGAATATAAAAAACTCTATCCGGAGCAAGATGCGACAGTGAGGTTTACACGAAAAGGGCATGGGTTGATTTATGCATATTGTAATAGACACGGATTGTTTCAGGTAAGGGTATAGGAGAGGAAAGTATGTGTACAGTTTTTACCGGTATAGAACCGCAGTGTTATTTTTTGGCAAAGAATTATGATTGCTTTGTAAATGGAGGAATGGTGTTTACCAATAAACGAAAGGTAAAAAGAAAATCACTGGTTGTTCCACCCGAAAAAGAGTTGGAATGGGTATCTCATTTTGGAAGTGTGACTTTCTCACAATCGGGGAAGGGGATGCCTGTCTGTGGAATCAATGAGAAGGGACTTATTGTAGAGCAGGCAACTTTTCCGGCTGCGTTGTATCCGGATACCACAGAAAAGGAACATATCAGCTGTCTGGAAGCCATTCAGTACCTTTTGGATTGCTGTGCAGATGTGGAACAGGCGATTCAGGCATTTTCAGATTTTGCAATTAGTAATCAGTCGGCGAAGCTCCACTATTTTCTCATGGATAAAAAGGGGAATCGGGCAATCGTAGAATTTGTAAATGGAGACAAGAAGGTGTTTCAGGGAAAAACAATGTTACCCATTCTTACCAATAGCAGTTATGAAGCACTTTGCCTTGGAAAAAAGCAGAACACATCTGAGTATGAAGAAAATTCCTTTATGCGTTTTCAAATTGTAAAGGAAGCCTTGGAAAAAGAAAATTCCTTGACAGTGGATTCTGCTTTTGCTATTTTGGAAAAAGCAGAGAGAAAGGATACGGTCTGGAGTGTTGTCTATGATCTTACAGCGAATAAAATTTATTTCCGGGATGAAAAGCGAAGGATTAAGGAAATTCATTTGGAGGAGATTGATTTTAGCGAAAATGCGGCTTCTAAACTTTATGACTTGGAGGATGACAGGGATGAGTTTTTATGGGAGCCATACAGCAGACAAGAGAATCGGAAAAACATTGAAAAATTCTATGGGAATCCATTGGTATTGCAGGTTCTGAATTTACCTAATGCAAAGTTTGTCATTGATTCTTTTGATGAGCATATTTCAAGAATAGAAGAGGGAAAGCTGTAAGTTGCCGTAAGAAAAATGAAAAGAGGTATAAGAAGTGGAAGTAAGACAGATATCAGAAATGAATAGAGAGAAAATGCGAGAGCGTATTATTTCGTATTTAAATAAATATGGTTTTTCTGAGTATGAAAGCATTGAAATTGCAAGTATGTTTCAAATGGAGAAGGTGAAGAAAAATCAAGTGATTATTGATATGAATGAAAGTCTAGATAAGATATTTCTTATAACCGAAGGAATTGCCAGAGGCGTATATTTTGATATGGATGGGAAAGAGTGTACAAAATGCTTTGCCACAGAAGGAATGTGGTGTGGGGTATATAACTATATAAAAAGAACACCATATGAATTTCGGATAGAGGCAATAGAAGATATGGCATTGGCAGCAATTTCCGTGAAAGATTTAGAATTGGTATTTCAAAGAATAGATAGATGTGAGAAGATTTTTAACCAACTGTGTATGGAGACTTTTTTGAAGGAAGAGCAGAGAAATTATCAGCTCCTGATGCTAAATGCTGAGGAAAGATATAAAAAGTTTGTAGAAGATTTTCCGAATATAGCGAACCGTGTGAAGCAGGAATATATTGCCTCATATATTGGAGTTACACCTAGTTCGTTAAGTAGAGCATTGAAAGAAAAAGATAATTTATTGTCATATGACAATGAAATAAGCTCTCCAAAATGATATATTGCATTCAAATATAATAGAAAAGAGGAAAGAAAATGAATGCAGTATTAATAACAGGTGCATCATCAGGTATTGGTGAATGTTTTGCTAAGAGATGTGCAAGTCAGGGAAAGAATTTGGTTGTAGTTGCCAGAAATGAGGAAAAACTTTTTCAGTTAAAAAAGGAATTGGAAGAGAAAAATAAGATAACAGTAACCGTGATAAAGGCAGATTTATCCAATGCCAATGCGGCAGAAGAAGTTTTTCGAACAACACAAAGTAATAATATATTTGTAGAAATGCTTATAAATAATGCAGGTTTTTCTACCAAAGGGTTATTTCATAAAGACGATTTTGAAACAATGGAAAATGAGATGAATGTGAATATGCTGGCGTTGACAAAACTATCATATTTCTATGTAAATGAAATGGTTGAGAAAAAGAAAGGGATGGTCATAAATATTGCATCCGCAGTCTCATTTAATCCATTGCCATATGGTGCGGTTTATTCAGCCACAAAGTCATATGTGTTGGCATTAACGGAGGCATTGTATTATGAATATAAAGACATGGGAATCAAATTTTTAGCAGTGTGTCCGGGTGCAACGGATACTCATTTTTTTGATAAGATAGGAAGAATGAAAGGAGAATTAAGGAAACCGGAAGATGTAGTGAATACAACATGGCGAGCTGTTGCAAAGAAAAAGATAGTTGTGTGTGATGGAGTGATGTCAAAACTACAATCATTCATGCCAAAAATTCTGTCAATGAAAAAAAGAGTTGCAATAACAGGAAGAGTAGGAAAAAATACTTGGGGAATATAGTGGAGAAAAAGAAATTTTATATTAAAAATTGAAAAAAGAACAAATGTTTGGTACAATAAGGACATCTAGAAAGTGGAAGGAGAATTCACATGGAACAGATGTCCTTATTTGATGATAGAAAAGTATATGCACCTTTGGCAAGCAGACTTCGCCCGGAGAATCTGGATGATTTTATCGGGCAGGAGCATCTTTTGGGGCAGGGAAAGATGCTACGTCAGCTTATAGAAAGAGACCAGATATCCTCCATGATTTTCTGGGGACCGCCCGGTGTGGGGAAGACAACACTTGCAAGTATTATTGCCGGTCATACCAAGGCAGATTTTATTAATTTTAGTGCAGTTACCAGTGGGATTAAGGAAATAAAGGAAGTTATGGCACAGGCAGAGAATGCCAGAAAGATGGGGATTCGTACCGTGATGTTTGTGGATGAGATACATCGGTTTAACAAGGCGCAGCAAGATGCTTTTTTACCCTTTGTGGAGAAAGGAAGTATTCTTCTTATCGGTGCTACTACGGAGAATCCTTCTTTTGAGATTAATGCGGCGCTTTTATCTCGTTGCAGAGTGTTTGTCTTAAAGGCACTTACCGAGGAAAATTTGGTGCAGCTTTTGAAAAATGCATTAAAAGCGCCGGCAGGTTTTGGCAATCAGAACGTTCATATGACAGAAGAACAGATTCTGGCAATTGCAAAAGTGGCAAATGGAGATGCGAGAACAGCGCTAAATAC is a window from the Roseburia sp. 499 genome containing:
- a CDS encoding ABC transporter ATP-binding protein; the protein is MNALEIRGLSKNYPGFQLDNLNLELPSGCIMGLIGENGAGKSTTMKLILNMIQRDSGTITILGKDNQENMKLTKEDVGVVLDEVGFPECFNARMVNSIMKNTFQNWEEQKFYELLQKLSVPDKKAFKDFSRGMKMKLGIAVALAHKPKLLLLDEATSGLDPVVRDEVLDMFSEFTRDENHAILISSHIVSDLEKICDYIAFLHKGKLLLSEEKDLLMEQYGIIRCSREQFLELSADAVLGKKESAYGVEAIVQRNRIPSGMNISPVNIEELFLFMVKEER
- a CDS encoding ABC-2 transporter permease; translated protein: MKGLLLKDFYMIGKYCRFFILMNLIFLVCSVMGEEYMFYAFFPSILLGILPMTLIAYDERSKWSVYGNIFPYSRAQMVSVKYVIALIGVGTATLLTFIMQCLRMFQNSSVACQEAGIIAMISGIVGMINPSIILPFIFKYGVEKGRIIYYIGLVGISSVSVMIFKCVNLMEVLPNIEGSLFLVLLGVIVLFALSWLLSIRIYQKKEL
- a CDS encoding TetR/AcrR family transcriptional regulator, which gives rise to MASKEAILMATLELASQNGLGAVSLSKIAKKVGIQKASLYSHFSSKDEIIDSLYEYLRTKARSKVNTGEIDYGELVKGKSALEVLRYVVSSYQTMNEDSDMLQFYRFIVSERPFNEDAAKIMVAETEKMILATKQLFYAMQVQHVMNFSNVDMAAFSFAMSVHSIINYIEDKKTAGIEEDGKMMEDFLEEFCKIYGTE
- a CDS encoding DUF998 domain-containing protein yields the protein MNRSENKRSMIHYMGLLGIISLISYTLAVVFSPLAYPGYDWMAQAVSDLSAQNAPSEMLWNQLSSLYCVCGMISVMMVCVYVSYKKVWSKTIRVGIYLFAAMNWISNVGYKMFPLSDSGYAGKFQDIMHVYVVTSLTVMLSIVSLVVIIIGGFRKSTCRSVAGWALFALLMMFAGAIGTGAVPKEYFGIFERFSVFAATGFNAVLGVYLFQGFRQGK
- a CDS encoding helix-turn-helix domain-containing protein, producing MYHIKDIAKVCGVSTQTIRYYEKEGLMPPPKRESSSDYRIYDEEDITQLLNIVQLRSLGFGISEIKKYLNHTFSKEEKIHSLKNIIDICNMQIALIRGVLDTNEFPEIVVRERYDFYGITKTLDIIDPTEITNHFNEIISYAKRRHITLQQQISYMARHDYSTGKLTLILPVNPCEDELILHYPKRKIVSAYYNGSIENFGTIINHMRKISTKWGYRTEENPLERYLLPINPVNHHCVVEFQLEILDNV
- a CDS encoding alpha/beta hydrolase; amino-acid sequence: MKKKLLLVIGLCIGITATACSSNSTKTDEAVQTEQTNTVDETEEDSETEEIRPDYLLADLPFDGEECTVPDTVASPEKYTYVDETLRITQEQKDAFIAEYGEEEYESATSSLSQMFHIQKNSPIYPSYTTELKETYTMEDVVLTSELDGHHITADYILQSGSKDNDTVIMVHGISGTRRSMKTDILFYLSLGYNVLTYDQRSSGENDGFFYTLGVWEQYDLMDCVNYVDEQISADKKIVVLGQSSGGTSAGLILGNKEAQEKVDYVIFDSPVMSMYDILKSNLYRYVKKDQVDYVMQSCEDFMKFMYGFGFEDGEVANFVADTTIPVLILTSEVDDIVPMEQPQRIYDTIKSNNKKIVISEISGHCAMKDTEHELYEKEVRDFLGL
- a CDS encoding helix-turn-helix domain-containing protein, whose translation is MNYITGTVIRELREKKKLTQKELAEILCVSEKTISKWETGRGLPDIGILPELSGSLGISVAELLTGKLAENENREANMKKQQFYVCPVCGNVIAATGKGVYSCHGITLPALEPEEPDEDHKIILEMVESEYCVMVKHPMTKTHYISFIAYVTSDCMEYKKLYPEQDATVRFTRKGHGLIYAYCNRHGLFQVRV
- a CDS encoding carcinine hydrolase/isopenicillin-N N-acyltransferase family protein, which encodes MCTVFTGIEPQCYFLAKNYDCFVNGGMVFTNKRKVKRKSLVVPPEKELEWVSHFGSVTFSQSGKGMPVCGINEKGLIVEQATFPAALYPDTTEKEHISCLEAIQYLLDCCADVEQAIQAFSDFAISNQSAKLHYFLMDKKGNRAIVEFVNGDKKVFQGKTMLPILTNSSYEALCLGKKQNTSEYEENSFMRFQIVKEALEKENSLTVDSAFAILEKAERKDTVWSVVYDLTANKIYFRDEKRRIKEIHLEEIDFSENAASKLYDLEDDRDEFLWEPYSRQENRKNIEKFYGNPLVLQVLNLPNAKFVIDSFDEHISRIEEGKL
- a CDS encoding Crp/Fnr family transcriptional regulator, coding for MEVRQISEMNREKMRERIISYLNKYGFSEYESIEIASMFQMEKVKKNQVIIDMNESLDKIFLITEGIARGVYFDMDGKECTKCFATEGMWCGVYNYIKRTPYEFRIEAIEDMALAAISVKDLELVFQRIDRCEKIFNQLCMETFLKEEQRNYQLLMLNAEERYKKFVEDFPNIANRVKQEYIASYIGVTPSSLSRALKEKDNLLSYDNEISSPK
- a CDS encoding SDR family NAD(P)-dependent oxidoreductase, with amino-acid sequence MNAVLITGASSGIGECFAKRCASQGKNLVVVARNEEKLFQLKKELEEKNKITVTVIKADLSNANAAEEVFRTTQSNNIFVEMLINNAGFSTKGLFHKDDFETMENEMNVNMLALTKLSYFYVNEMVEKKKGMVINIASAVSFNPLPYGAVYSATKSYVLALTEALYYEYKDMGIKFLAVCPGATDTHFFDKIGRMKGELRKPEDVVNTTWRAVAKKKIVVCDGVMSKLQSFMPKILSMKKRVAITGRVGKNTWGI